The following are encoded in a window of Brevibacillus ruminantium genomic DNA:
- a CDS encoding MFS transporter, whose product MEQPKSIWGSDFRGVTLGIIFVVTAVAFEGLAVTTIAPGLSQELHGGHLYGWVFSAYLLAQLVGTVITGQWVDRIGPAKPFIVSISVFAIGILIAALAPGMLVLILGRILQGYGAGALINCVYTAITIRFDDSLRPQILAVFSSAYILPGLVGPYIAGLIAEHLSWRYVFWCILPFIFMSALLTTPAFRGLRASQGSDPKKGFLPSLLLAAGTGILITGLGKIPSLYGFILSLAGLVLLVFPLKKLLPEGTLLAREGLPATIASRGLFVAAYFGTQTYLVLALTALTGFSADTAGFAVASAAISWSLAANLQARLDKKDQGTGRRKRVLLGLTCMLLGVSATVPQGFITSEGFAFINAIVSQIVMGFGIGLAHPTSGAIAFSHVQDGEGGKVSSTLTVADTFTPAVGIGIGGAMIAMMETLKLSLGLGIFLALALQALIVVTSLIAATRLRGRESIVQSATKAEKW is encoded by the coding sequence ATGGAACAACCAAAGAGTATTTGGGGATCAGATTTTCGCGGAGTGACGCTTGGCATTATTTTCGTCGTCACAGCTGTCGCTTTTGAAGGGTTGGCAGTGACAACAATTGCCCCCGGTCTTTCTCAAGAATTGCATGGTGGGCATTTATACGGCTGGGTATTCAGCGCGTATCTGCTGGCACAGCTCGTGGGGACCGTCATCACGGGGCAATGGGTGGATCGGATTGGCCCTGCGAAGCCATTTATCGTCAGTATTTCTGTTTTTGCGATCGGCATCCTGATCGCGGCGCTCGCTCCCGGCATGCTGGTCCTGATTTTGGGACGGATATTGCAGGGGTACGGTGCCGGAGCTTTGATCAACTGTGTTTATACGGCAATAACCATCCGTTTCGACGATTCGCTTCGCCCCCAGATTCTGGCCGTGTTTTCTAGTGCGTATATTCTTCCGGGCTTGGTCGGGCCCTATATTGCCGGGTTAATCGCCGAGCATCTATCCTGGCGATATGTATTCTGGTGCATCCTGCCGTTCATTTTTATGTCTGCCTTGCTTACCACTCCTGCTTTTCGCGGGCTTCGCGCCAGTCAGGGTTCGGACCCAAAAAAGGGGTTTCTGCCATCCTTGCTGTTAGCGGCCGGGACGGGAATTTTGATTACGGGGCTAGGAAAAATTCCATCCCTATATGGCTTTATTCTTTCTCTGGCAGGGTTGGTTCTGCTCGTGTTCCCTTTGAAAAAGCTGCTCCCTGAGGGAACTCTTTTGGCCCGGGAAGGGCTCCCTGCAACGATCGCATCTCGCGGTCTTTTCGTCGCCGCCTATTTTGGCACCCAGACCTATCTGGTTTTGGCTCTTACCGCGCTGACTGGCTTCTCGGCGGATACGGCTGGCTTTGCGGTTGCTTCGGCTGCAATCAGTTGGTCGCTGGCCGCCAACCTTCAGGCCCGGCTTGACAAAAAAGATCAGGGAACGGGCCGCCGCAAGCGCGTACTGCTGGGGCTCACCTGCATGCTGCTCGGTGTGTCGGCCACAGTCCCTCAGGGTTTTATCACCTCTGAGGGCTTCGCGTTCATCAATGCAATCGTAAGCCAAATCGTGATGGGGTTCGGTATTGGCCTAGCTCATCCGACCAGTGGGGCGATCGCCTTTTCCCACGTCCAGGACGGAGAGGGAGGGAAAGTCTCTTCCACGCTTACGGTTGCAGACACGTTTACACCTGCAGTTGGCATCGGAATCGGCGGGGCGATGATTGCCATGATGGAAACGTTAAAGCTTTCGCTTGGCCTCGGGATTTTTCTTGCGCTCGCTTTGCAAGCCTTGATCGTTGTGACCAGTTTGATCGCGGCGACACGCTTGCGAGGAAGGGAG
- a CDS encoding MarR family winged helix-turn-helix transcriptional regulator has protein sequence MQLHEYIGVIVKRTDLKLHNYYQKVVNPFKITIDQWMILVVLWEREGITQNELAERTYKDKTNIARMLFTMEERGFIYRVTDKKDRRSLQVFLTDHGKKLKDEVLPVSIEAYRQTVKGLSEEEVNQFRYLLNKIYDNVKDL, from the coding sequence ATGCAACTTCATGAATATATAGGCGTCATTGTGAAACGTACGGATTTGAAGCTGCACAACTATTACCAAAAGGTTGTGAACCCCTTCAAAATTACCATTGACCAATGGATGATTTTGGTGGTGCTTTGGGAGAGGGAAGGGATCACGCAAAATGAACTGGCCGAGCGGACGTATAAGGATAAAACCAATATCGCCCGCATGCTATTCACAATGGAGGAGAGAGGCTTCATCTACCGTGTGACGGACAAAAAGGACAGGCGTTCTTTGCAAGTATTTTTGACGGATCATGGAAAAAAGCTAAAAGATGAGGTTCTCCCCGTCTCGATCGAGGCGTACCGCCAAACGGTAAAGGGGCTGAGCGAAGAGGAGGTCAACCAGTTTCGTTACCTTCTCAACAAAATCTATGATAATGTCAAGGATCTATAA
- a CDS encoding DUF1801 domain-containing protein produces MSYSKKKNETTDKKTKKLSGPEQVEAYFDSLEHPQKMEIEEVRNIILESNDEITEHIKWNAPSFCYQDEDRITFNLRGKEYFMLVFHCGAKVKNNEGKDPIFEDTTGLLNWVSRDRATVTFTDRNDVIAKKEKLAEVVKKWIEVTRSYESTIE; encoded by the coding sequence ATGAGCTACAGTAAGAAAAAAAACGAAACCACTGATAAGAAAACGAAGAAACTGTCTGGCCCCGAACAAGTGGAAGCATACTTTGACAGCCTCGAACATCCCCAAAAAATGGAGATAGAGGAGGTTCGAAATATCATACTTGAGTCAAACGATGAAATAACCGAACACATCAAATGGAACGCACCAAGCTTCTGTTATCAGGATGAAGATCGGATAACCTTTAATCTCCGTGGCAAAGAATATTTCATGCTTGTTTTTCATTGCGGTGCCAAGGTGAAAAACAACGAAGGAAAAGACCCCATTTTTGAAGATACTACCGGGTTATTGAACTGGGTATCACGTGATAGAGCTACCGTAACATTCACGGATAGGAACGATGTAATTGCGAAAAAAGAAAAGCTGGCTGAAGTGGTCAAGAAATGGATTGAAGTAACGCGTTCTTATGAAAGTACCATTGAATAA